In a genomic window of Amblyomma americanum isolate KBUSLIRL-KWMA chromosome 4, ASM5285725v1, whole genome shotgun sequence:
- the LOC144127772 gene encoding uncharacterized protein LOC144127772, with protein sequence MSTDVPLFVQVLTGFFSIALGRAVSADSGFNRHPASADAFRLPCAGGVHFSHCELLSWHVDTTFCAPSSSTATSSTLPARILPIKGTPAPSISSGHGNPVVTMSTDVPLFVQVGGRKYCCRSNCLFLIVLPCPRTLLVCFSDCISIVGLLLKLSGDVEENPGPDTMEMIQQVIASQTEILSKLSEIQENQTSSEARILDMQSRLSAIEQKLQTFDESRDRLSKLETFAERCEIEMTTVSRKLDELENRSRRNNLIVRGVKEEESESEEDLLQKVNNDIFDKILKQRVDTIERIHRLGKREPGRDRPIIIKLTDFRDKMKIMSNCFNLKGTQFSVNEDFSKRVVEIRKNLWNSCADERKNGVKAKLIFDKLKVKNTLYAWNEETKQRFKCQVATSTSNE encoded by the coding sequence atgtcaactgatgtgccactatttgtgcaggtacttaccggattcttttccatcgccttgggccgtgcagtaagcgcagacagcggcttcaatcgtcacccagcttctgccgatgcctttcgactgccgtgcgcggggggcgtacatttttcacactgcgagctgctgtcgtggcacgtggatactaccttctgcgcaccctcttcgagcacagcgacgtcatccacacttccagcccggattttgcctataaaaggaacgcctgcgccttccatcagcagtggacacggcaaccccgtggtgacaatgtcaactgatgtgccactatttgtgcaggttgGTGGACGAAAATATTGCTGCCGTAGCAACTGCCTTTTTTTGATCGTGTTGCCGTGTCCACGCACATTGCTGGTTTGCTTTAGTGATTGTATCTCAATTGTAGGCCTGTTGCTGAAGTTATCCGGTGATGTTGAGGAAAATCCTGGCCCGGATACAATGGAAATGATTCAACAAGTAATTGCTTCTCAAACTGAAATCCTCAGCAAATTAAGCGAAATACAGGAAAACCAAACATCGTCTGAAGCAAGAATTCTGGACATGCAATCCAGGCTGTCTGCTATAGAACAAAAGCTACAAACCTTTGACGAGTCTCGGGATAGGCTTTCGAAACTAGAAACTTTTGCTGAAAGATGTGAAATAGAAATGACTACAGTTTCGAGAAAACTTGATGAGTTGGAAAACCGCTCGCGGCGCAATAACTTGATTGTACGCGGAGTCAAGGAGGAGGAATCAGAGAGTGAAGAGGACCTACTACAGAAAGTAAACAATGACATCTTTGATAAAATTCTGAAACAAAGGGTGGACACTATTGAAAGGATTCACCGACTTGGAAAGAGGGAACCAGGTAGAGACCGTCCGATTATTATTAAACTTACTGACTTTAGGGATAAGATGAAAATAATGAGTAACTGTTTCAACCTAAAAGGCACTCAATTTAGTGTAAATGAAGATTTTTCTAAAAGGGTTGTGGAAATACGAAAAAATCTTTGGAACTCCTGTGCCGATGAACGAAAGAACGGCGTGAAAGCTAAGTTAATTTTTGATAAGTTAAAAGTCAAGAATACCTTATACGCATGGAACGAGGAGACCAAGCAGCGGTTCAAATGCCAGGTTGCCACTAGCACTAGCAATGAGTGA